One Panicum virgatum strain AP13 chromosome 3N, P.virgatum_v5, whole genome shotgun sequence DNA segment encodes these proteins:
- the LOC120667896 gene encoding F-box/FBD/LRR-repeat protein At1g16930-like, translating into MDSAGDPIDRISALPNELLHAILAAVGEATAVMRTAVLSKRWRRVWIHAQRLKLEDTEVLVRDAATRACCFAGFVDWVLAHRGDASIGCLEIRMSEEHDGTVLQERANEWLRYAARHVAIRQGLPGAKYEALTVLELSGAAFDEDASGGDVRTCTLGGFVSSCCPRLRKLYIGLPQGLPQLVIHSEMLEELRLFLAELRTLDVAAPSLRVLKLELCFHDATSVVTIAASMPRLEEMALSYQAINGPPSLDIHDRGSCNEYDSIRPLFVILVIV; encoded by the exons ATGGATTCGGCCGGTGATCCTATCGATCGGATCAGTGCCCTTCCCAACGAGCTGCTGCacgccatcctcgccgccgtcggcgaggCGACCGCTGTCATGCGCACGGCCGTGCTCTCCAAGAGATGGCGTCGCGTGTGGATCCACGCCCAGCGCCTCAAGCTCGAGGACACCGAAGTACTGGTGCGCGACGCCGCCACGCGGGCCTGCTGCTTTGCGGGTTTCGTGGACTGGGTGTTGGCTCACCGCGGCGACGCCAGCATCGGATGTCTCGAGATCAGAATGTCCGAGGAGCACGACGGCACGGTCTTGCAGGAGCGGGCCAACGAGTGGCTCCGCTACGCCGCGCGGCACGTCGCCATTCGCCAAGGCCTTCC cggcgccaagTATGAAGCGCTTACGGTTCTCGAGCTCTCCGGCGCCGCCTTCGACGAGGACGCGTCTGGCGGCGATGTGCGCACGTGCACCCTCGGCGGCTTCGTGTCGTCCTGCTGCCCTCGCCTGCGCAAGCTCTACATCGGTTTACCTCAAGGGCTGCCGCAGCTGGTGATCCACTCGGAGATGCTGGAAGAGCTCAGGCTCTTCCTGGCGGAGCTGAGAACGCTGGACGTGGCGGCGCCTAGCCtccgtgtcctgaagctcgagCTCTGTTTCCACGACGCGACATCAGTGGTCACGATTGCGGCTTCGATGCCGAGGCTCGAGGAGATGGCACTCTCCTACCAGGCCATCAACGGGCCTCCGAGCCTGGACATACATGACAGGGGTAGCTGTAACGAATATGACTCTATTAGGCCattatttgtgattttggtgattgtgtga